In Bacteroidales bacterium, the genomic stretch GCATATATCACAAGAATAAACTCTTTGGGTAGCATTGCTCCTCGAATTACGAACTTTTTCCTTTCAAATAGGGTGATATCACCAATCATCATGAAAGGTTTAGGGTTTGAGCCCAAACGGAAGATGCCTACTCTTAACAAAATCACTTTCAAAAATTGGTTTAAAAGGCGTAAAACCAAACCGAATAAGAATGGCAAAAGTGTTTTTCTTCTCCCCGATGAGTTTACAAACTACAATGATTCACACATTGGTATTAAAGCCGTTGAACTGCTCGAAATTCTTGGTTACGAAGTAATTATTCCAGATGTTTTTGAAAGTGGAAGAACCTATATTTCAAAAGGGCTTATAAGAACAGCGAAAAAGATTGCCAATAAGAATATTGAATTGCTTAGCAAATTGGTTTCCAACGACTCTCCTATTATTGGAATTGAACCATCAGCAATTCTGAGTTTTAGGGACGAATATTTGGATTTATCCGATTCTGATAATTTGTGCAGCGCATCCTACCTATCCAGAAATTCATTTCTATTCGATGAGTTTTTTATGTTGGAGGTTGAAAAAGGTAATATCCGTAAGGAGCAGTTTAATTCACAAGCAAAAATGATGAAACTGCACGGTCATTGCCAGCAAAAAGCAGTGGCATCAACCAAAGCAACCAAAGCAATGCTTTCGTTCCCCGATGGGTATTCTGTATCTGAAATTCCAAGCGGATGTTGCGGCATGGCAGGATCATTTGGTTATGAAAAGGAGCACTATGAGCTATCGATGCAGGTTGGCGAGCTTGTGCTTTTCCCCGAGATTCGTAAAACACCAGAGGATGTTACAATAGTTGCTCTTGGAACAAGCTGTAGGCACCAAATAAAGGATGGTACAGGCCGAAAAGCATTACACCCAATTGAGGTGATGTGGGAGGCTGTTGTAAAAGGGTAGAGACATTTACCTCCTTTAATTCCCCCTTAAAAAAGGGGGAAACCCTATACACAGTGACCCCTTTGAAACACGTATCAAGTTAAATATTTCCTAGGCAGTTCATTATTGTTTTCTAGCCTTTTTCTCCATTGGTAGAATGCAACTATAAACAAATCTATTGATTGGTACATCAATACCATACTTTTGTGCAAGTTTAACCACAGTTCCATTCTGGTATTCAATCTCGGATGGTTTTCCTGCCCAAACATCTCTTGTTAACGAGGATGTATTATTGTAAGGAACTTTATCAATTGCTTCTACGGTTCTATCTACGAAATCGGGATCAATCTTAATTCCAACTTTTTGCGATAGCAAATAAATCTCACGAAACAGATCAATCATTAGTTGTCTTGTCTCCTTGAGTTCCCTTAATTCACCATAAGTTGTTTTTGTAATGGCTAACAATCCACTAACACAAATAGCAATGAATTTTTCCCATAAATCAGCATCTATATCCTTAGATATTATTGATCTTATCCCAGCCCCACTGAATACATCATTTATCATTTGAATTCTTTCTGTTACAGAATTATCCAACTCCCCGAATATAATTACAGGTTCGAGTCCAAGATGATTGATCACCCCAGGAGATTCAATTTTACTGATTATGCGACATAGCCCGCCAACAACATTTTTGCGATTGATAAACTCCACCAGTTCTTTAGTGGCAAGAATGCCATTCTGGAGTGGTAGAATAGTGGTATTTGAATTTATAACATCTTTTAATTCTCTAGCAATCTCTTTAATTTGCCATGCTTTTACTGATGTTATAATCAGATCAGCAGCTCCAATAGATTTTATACTATCCGTAGCTTTAACCGATTCCACTTTAAAATCACCATGAATGCTTTTAACTACCAGCCCATTCTGCTGAATTGCCTTTAGATGCTCACCCCTAGCAACAAAGGTTACATCGTAACCAACATGGGCAAGCTTACCGCCAAAGTATCCACCAACCCCTCCTGCTCCTATTATGGCTATTTTCATTTTTATGATGATTAAGGGATTTAAGAAGGCATTCGTGAATTTATTTTAAGATTTCTTCCAGCTTATGAAGGGTAATTATTCTGGCCTTTCCAATCCGCTTTAGAACAAGCAAGTCTTTGTCGCCAGTTGCAAGATAGTCTGCTTTTGAGTCAATAGTTAAATTAAGTAAGAAGTTATCTTTGGGATCTCGACACTCAGTTACTTCACTTCTAATTTTTTTCTTGGCATATCGCTCTGATTTAACGATTTCTATCTCCTTTGTAATGACGTCCAAAGAAGGAACTTCCTCAGATTTCAACCGAAGTTTCTTTAGAAGGTTTTTTAACTCTAAACTTGGTTTTTCGGTCTTAGATATAGTGATTAAATCTAAATCAGCTAGCTGCTTCAAAATGGTCTTGACTTTCGGGTTAAGTATTTCAATTCTTAATGCTTCCATGTTCTTTTAATTTCGTCAAATATACAAATAAGAGAAACTCAGTCAAAGCTTTGTCAATCAATGAAAATCAACATTTCTGTAGTAAGAAATGTTGGGGAGTTAAGAACCGAACATCTATCCGCCGTTAGAAACTTAGATAAATATAATAAAAATGTCGCATCTGCAATGTCTAGTTCCAATATTTATTACTACGTGTGTGTGGCGTAATTCTTAATTTGGCTTTTGATAAAAATCGTTAATATTGTTAGTATATAAACAATCATCTATTTTGTTTTTCCGCTGAAAGACAGAAGGATTATCTGCATTAAGAGGAACCAGCATTAACTTGGACTTTTCATTAATTTTCACTTTGTCTTTATTAGCAATATACCGATTATCAAAGGTTATGTCATAATAAAATAGATATTTGCTTATCCAAGCAATATACCGTTCCTTTTCTGCTTTTGAGATATCTCCTTTGCTATTAATTATCTTTATGTTAACACTGTTTCCTTTAATTGCTTTTTGAAATTCAACGGCATTTAATGGGATATTATTTAATATGGGAATCGCATTGAACTGTCCGTCAATAAATATCCATTTTTCGAATTCCTTTGAGTAAGTTTCTGCAACAACATGTCCTGCTCCATATTTTACTTTTTCTACATCTGCTGTTTTTAATGCCAAAACTCTTGATGGAATACCGATACTATTTAAAGCTGCTGCTGACACAATCCCATATTCAACACATCTAAAATTATTCCCCTTTTTAGCTTCTTTCAAAATTGTCAAAGGGTCAGATTTTGAAGGTGTATTACTTCCACTATGAGCCCATTGTTTATTTGTCCAATCAAGTATTGCTTTTATCTTTTCAAATTCGTT encodes the following:
- a CDS encoding putative toxin-antitoxin system toxin component, PIN family; translation: MEALRIEILNPKVKTILKQLADLDLITISKTEKPSLELKNLLKKLRLKSEEVPSLDVITKEIEIVKSERYAKKKIRSEVTECRDPKDNFLLNLTIDSKADYLATGDKDLLVLKRIGKARIITLHKLEEILK
- a CDS encoding 2-dehydropantoate 2-reductase, whose protein sequence is MKIAIIGAGGVGGYFGGKLAHVGYDVTFVARGEHLKAIQQNGLVVKSIHGDFKVESVKATDSIKSIGAADLIITSVKAWQIKEIARELKDVINSNTTILPLQNGILATKELVEFINRKNVVGGLCRIISKIESPGVINHLGLEPVIIFGELDNSVTERIQMINDVFSGAGIRSIISKDIDADLWEKFIAICVSGLLAITKTTYGELRELKETRQLMIDLFREIYLLSQKVGIKIDPDFVDRTVEAIDKVPYNNTSSLTRDVWAGKPSEIEYQNGTVVKLAQKYGIDVPINRFVYSCILPMEKKARKQ
- a CDS encoding transglutaminase domain-containing protein; the protein is MINISPSTRLKSITFSETDLNPIYQLYYSDTINNAYLRELRQVYKLDSLTERTDNEFEKIKAILDWTNKQWAHSGSNTPSKSDPLTILKEAKKGNNFRCVEYGIVSAAALNSIGIPSRVLALKTADVEKVKYGAGHVVAETYSKEFEKWIFIDGQFNAIPILNNIPLNAVEFQKAIKGNSVNIKIINSKGDISKAEKERYIAWISKYLFYYDITFDNRYIANKDKVKINEKSKLMLVPLNADNPSVFQRKNKIDDCLYTNNINDFYQKPN